One window of the Sciurus carolinensis unplaced genomic scaffold, mSciCar1.2, whole genome shotgun sequence genome contains the following:
- the LOC124974426 gene encoding ribonucleoside-diphosphate reductase subunit M2 B-like, with protein sequence MGDPERPEAARPEQDERLSSDTNEMEVKSNEEPLLRKSSRRFVIFPIQYPDIWKMYKQAQASFWTAEEVDLSKDLPHWNKLKSDEKYFISHILAFFAASDGIVNENLVERFSQEVQFPEARCFYGFQILIENVHSEMYSLLIDTYIRDPKKREFLFNAIETMPYVKKKADWTLRWIADRKSTFGERVVAFAAVEGIFFSGSFAAIFWLKKRGLMPGLTFSNELISRDEGLHCDFACLMFQYLVNKPSEERVREIIVNAVKIEQEFLTEALPVGLIGMNCVLMKQYIEFVADRLLVELGFSKIFHAENPFDFMENISLEGKTNFFEKRVSEYQRFAVMAETTDNVFTLDAEF encoded by the coding sequence ATGGGCGACCCGGAAAGGCCGGAAGCAGCCAGGCCCGAGCAGGATGAGAGGTTATCTTCAGATACCAATGAAATGGAAGTGAAGTCTAATGAAGAGCCACTCCTAAGAAAGAGTTCTCGCCGATTTGTCATCTTTCCCATCCAGTACCCTGATATTTGGAAAATGTATAAACAGGCACAGGCATCCTTCTGGACAGCAGAAGAGGTTGACTTATCAAAGGATCTCCCTCACTGGAACAAGCTTAAATCAGATGAGAAGTATTTTATCTCTCACATCTTAGCCTTTTTTGCAGCCAGTGATGGAATTGTAAATGAAAATTTGGTGGAGCGCTTTAGTCAGGAGGTGCAGTTTCCAGAGGCTCGCTGTTTCTATGGTTTTCAAATTCTCATCGAGAATGTTCACTCAGAGATGTACAGTTTGCTTATAGATACTTACATCAGAGATCCCAAGAAAagggaatttttatttaatgcaatTGAAACAATGCCATATGTTAAGAAAAAAGCAGATTGGACCCTGCGATGGATAGCAGATAGAAAGTCTACTTTTGGGGAAAGAGTGGTGGCCTTTGCTGCTGTGGAAGGaattttcttctcaggatctTTTGCTGCTATATTCTGGCTAAAGAAGAGAGGTCTCATGCCTGGACTCACGTTTTCCAATGAACTGATCAGCAGAGATGAAGGACTTCACTGTGACTTTGCTTGCCTAATGTTTCAATACTTAGTAAATAAGCCTTCAGAAGAAAGGGTGAGGGAGATCATTGTTAATGCTGTCAAAATTGAGCAGGAGTTTTTAACAGAAGCCTTGCCAGTTGGCCTCATTGGAATGAACTGTGTTTTGATGAAACAGTATATTGAGTTTGTAGCTGACAGATTACTTGTGGAACTTGGATTCTCAAAGATTTTTCATGCAGAAAATCCCTTTGATTTTATGGAAAACATTTCTTTAGAAGGGAAAACAAACTTCTTTGAGAAACGAGTTTCAGAGTATCAGCGTTTTGCAGTTATGGCAGAAACCACAGATAACGTCTTCACCTTGgatgcagaattttaa